The proteins below come from a single Parazoarcus communis genomic window:
- the xseA gene encoding exodeoxyribonuclease VII large subunit, with protein MPAEIPAAQVLGVSALNRLARETLEAGIPLLWVGGEVSNLTRASSGHIYFTLKDAQAQVRCAMWRNRAQLLAFRPENGMKVEARALVTLYEARGDYQLNVEALRPAGIGNLFEAFNRLKEKLSAEGLFDPERRRPLPRFPRGIGIVTSPAAAALRDVIATLQRRCPQLPLVLYPAPVQGADAPARLLESLQQAGRRAGSDGIDLILLVRGGGSIEDLWAFNDEALARAIRACPVPVVSGVGHETDFTIADFAADLRAATPTGAAELASAGYHAARSECQALEMRLTRTMQRRLETLGQQLDRCALRLVHPRERLRRAAETMNGLRQGLQRAMRTQLERSAHRQAQFAVRLQNRRPDPARSKQQVDQLGDRLRRAARSRLDAHRHGIAALAAHLQHLAPEAVLARGYSITRDAAGNILRSATTAGIGDTIHVQLAEGELSGKITGKR; from the coding sequence ATGCCCGCAGAAATCCCAGCAGCACAGGTACTTGGCGTCTCGGCGCTTAACCGTCTTGCGCGTGAAACACTGGAAGCCGGCATCCCCTTGCTCTGGGTTGGCGGAGAGGTTTCCAATCTGACCCGGGCCAGCTCGGGCCACATCTACTTCACCCTCAAGGACGCGCAGGCGCAGGTGCGGTGCGCAATGTGGCGCAACCGGGCGCAGCTGCTGGCGTTCCGCCCGGAAAACGGCATGAAGGTCGAAGCCCGGGCACTGGTCACGCTCTACGAGGCGCGCGGGGACTACCAGCTCAACGTCGAAGCCCTGCGTCCGGCGGGCATCGGCAACCTGTTCGAAGCCTTCAACCGGCTCAAGGAAAAACTGTCAGCCGAGGGGCTGTTCGACCCCGAACGACGTCGCCCCCTGCCGCGTTTTCCACGCGGCATCGGCATTGTCACCTCGCCCGCCGCCGCCGCCCTGCGCGACGTCATCGCGACCTTGCAGCGGCGTTGTCCGCAATTGCCGCTGGTGCTCTATCCGGCACCAGTGCAGGGCGCTGACGCCCCCGCCCGGCTGCTCGAATCGCTGCAGCAGGCTGGCCGACGGGCCGGGTCCGACGGCATCGACCTCATCCTGCTGGTACGTGGCGGCGGCAGCATCGAAGATCTGTGGGCCTTCAACGACGAGGCCCTGGCGCGCGCGATCCGGGCCTGCCCGGTGCCTGTTGTCAGCGGCGTCGGCCATGAAACCGACTTCACCATTGCCGACTTTGCCGCCGACCTGCGCGCTGCCACCCCGACCGGTGCCGCGGAGCTCGCCAGCGCCGGCTATCACGCCGCGCGCAGCGAATGCCAGGCACTCGAGATGCGTCTGACACGCACCATGCAGCGCAGGCTGGAAACCCTCGGACAGCAGCTGGACCGCTGCGCCCTGCGCCTGGTGCACCCGCGCGAGCGCCTGCGCCGGGCAGCAGAAACCATGAACGGGCTGCGACAGGGCCTGCAGCGCGCCATGCGCACCCAGCTGGAACGCAGCGCCCATCGTCAGGCCCAGTTCGCGGTCAGGCTGCAGAACCGGCGCCCGGATCCTGCCCGCTCGAAGCAACAGGTCGATCAACTCGGCGACCGGCTACGACGAGCCGCCCGCAGCAGGCTTGACGCGCACAGGCATGGCATCGCCGCGCTCGCCGCCCACCTCCAGCATCTGGCGCCCGAGGCGGTGCTGGCCCGGGGCTACAGCATCACCCGCGATGCGGCCGGCAACATCCTGCGCTCGGCCACGACGGCCGGCATTGGCGACACGATTCATGTGCAACTGGCTGAGGGCGAACTGAGCGGGAAGATTACCGGCAAGCGCTGA
- a CDS encoding superoxide dismutase — MEHTLPALPYAKDALAPHISAETLEFHYGKHHQAYVTNLNNLIKGTEFENLDLEAIVKKAPAGGIYNNSAQVWNHTFFWNSMKPNGGGEPSGALADAIKAKWGSFDDFKKAFTASAVGNFGSGWTWLVKKADGAVDIVNMGAAGTPLTTGDKALLCIDVWEHAYYIDYRNRRPDFVATFLDKLANWEFAAKNFA; from the coding sequence ATGGAACATACTCTTCCCGCTCTGCCCTATGCCAAGGACGCCCTGGCTCCGCATATCTCTGCTGAAACCCTGGAGTTTCACTACGGCAAGCACCATCAGGCCTATGTCACCAACCTGAACAACCTGATCAAGGGTACCGAGTTCGAGAACCTCGACCTCGAAGCCATCGTCAAGAAGGCACCCGCCGGCGGCATCTACAACAACTCGGCCCAGGTCTGGAACCACACCTTCTTCTGGAACAGCATGAAGCCGAACGGCGGCGGCGAGCCGAGTGGCGCGCTGGCCGACGCGATCAAGGCCAAGTGGGGTTCCTTCGACGACTTCAAGAAGGCCTTCACCGCTTCGGCCGTGGGCAACTTCGGTTCGGGCTGGACCTGGCTGGTCAAGAAGGCTGACGGCGCAGTGGATATCGTCAACATGGGCGCCGCTGGCACCCCGCTGACCACCGGCGACAAGGCACTGCTCTGTATCGACGTGTGGGAACACGCCTACTACATCGACTACCGCAACCGTCGTCCGGACTTCGTGGCCACCTTCCTCGACAAGCTGGCCAACTGGGAATTCGCAGCGAAGAACTTCGCCTGA
- a CDS encoding pseudouridine synthase, which translates to MLDILYRDDHLIAIHKPSGLLVHRTGLDAREERFAVQLLRDQIGRHVHPAHRLDKGTSGVLLFALDRDTAARAGALFENQQVSKRYVAVVRGHPPAADVIDHPLVRRFDPAERRSARADTLPQAAITRYRRLATTELPYQVDRYPSSRYALLELQPETGRRHQLRRHLKHISHPIIGDATFGKGRHNRLFQTLFGSDRLLLACTGLAFRHPLSDTPLQIDCPLAPDFTNVLTALGWHLRADGLSATGDS; encoded by the coding sequence ATGCTCGACATCCTCTATCGCGACGATCACCTGATCGCGATCCACAAGCCCTCCGGCCTGCTGGTTCATCGCACCGGACTTGACGCGCGCGAGGAGCGCTTCGCGGTGCAGTTGCTGCGCGACCAGATCGGCCGCCACGTCCATCCCGCTCACCGTCTCGACAAGGGCACGTCGGGCGTACTGCTGTTCGCACTCGATCGCGATACGGCCGCGCGTGCCGGCGCGCTGTTCGAGAATCAGCAGGTTTCGAAACGCTATGTTGCTGTCGTGCGCGGCCATCCACCCGCAGCCGACGTCATCGATCATCCGCTGGTGCGCCGTTTCGACCCCGCGGAACGCAGGTCCGCGCGCGCCGACACCTTGCCGCAGGCGGCCATCACCCGCTACCGCCGACTGGCCACGACAGAACTACCCTACCAGGTCGACCGCTACCCGAGCAGCCGCTATGCACTACTCGAACTGCAACCCGAGACCGGCCGCCGCCATCAGCTACGCCGCCACCTGAAACATATCTCGCATCCGATCATTGGCGATGCAACGTTTGGCAAGGGCCGCCACAACCGGCTGTTCCAGACCCTCTTCGGCAGCGACCGCCTGCTCCTCGCGTGCACCGGACTGGCATTCCGCCACCCTTTGAGCGACACCCCATTGCAGATCGACTGCCCCTTGGCGCCGGACTTCACAAACGTCCTGACGGCACTCGGTTGGCATTTGCGGGCTGACGGACTTTCGGCCACGGGCGATTCATAG
- the tal gene encoding transaldolase, with amino-acid sequence MNPLLQVREQGQQIWLDNLSRTLLNEGHLARFIAEDGVAGVTTNPAIFYKAIAGGRYYEDDLAALKRQPISAEARYEQLVIPDVQRACDLLLPRHRESHGNEGYVSLEVSPELADDAAGTLEAGLRLKAAVDRPNVLIKVPATAAGLKAIEKLIGAGVSVNVTLMFSLAHVNAVAAAYVRGLERLRAAGGDVSSVMSVASLFLSRVDTLVDKQLEELGGEALALRGKAAVATARLAYQRYRARFHGPDFAALQAAGARPQFMLWASTGTKNPDYSDLLYVEPLIGPETVNTLPDATLDALRDHGKAGNTLEQDIGLAQAAMDGLAALSIDMDAVGEKLQADGLRQFEEAFSKLLELTAD; translated from the coding sequence ATGAATCCGCTGCTGCAAGTTCGCGAACAGGGTCAGCAAATCTGGCTCGACAACCTCTCCCGCACACTGCTCAACGAGGGGCATCTGGCACGCTTCATTGCCGAGGATGGCGTCGCAGGTGTGACGACCAACCCGGCGATTTTCTACAAGGCGATTGCCGGCGGACGCTACTACGAAGACGATCTGGCTGCGCTCAAGCGCCAGCCCATCAGTGCCGAAGCGCGCTATGAACAGCTCGTGATCCCGGATGTGCAGCGCGCCTGTGACCTGCTGTTGCCACGGCACCGCGAGTCGCACGGCAATGAAGGCTATGTGAGCCTGGAGGTGTCACCCGAACTGGCCGACGACGCCGCAGGCACTCTGGAAGCCGGCCTGCGGCTCAAGGCCGCGGTCGATCGTCCCAACGTACTGATCAAGGTGCCCGCAACGGCTGCCGGACTGAAAGCGATCGAGAAACTCATCGGCGCCGGCGTCAGCGTCAACGTCACCCTGATGTTCTCGCTCGCCCATGTCAATGCGGTCGCCGCCGCCTATGTGCGCGGCCTCGAACGTCTGCGTGCCGCGGGCGGAGACGTTTCCAGCGTGATGTCGGTGGCAAGCCTGTTCCTGTCGCGGGTCGATACCCTGGTCGACAAGCAGCTGGAAGAGCTCGGCGGCGAGGCGCTGGCCCTCCGTGGCAAGGCTGCGGTCGCCACTGCACGCCTCGCCTACCAGCGCTACCGCGCCCGCTTTCACGGTCCCGACTTTGCCGCCCTGCAGGCGGCGGGCGCCCGCCCCCAGTTCATGCTGTGGGCCAGCACCGGTACCAAGAACCCCGACTACAGCGACCTGCTGTACGTTGAGCCCCTGATCGGGCCGGAGACAGTGAATACCCTGCCTGACGCCACGCTGGACGCACTGCGCGACCATGGCAAGGCCGGCAATACGCTGGAGCAGGACATCGGGCTTGCTCAGGCGGCCATGGATGGCCTTGCAGCCCTCTCGATCGACATGGACGCGGTCGGCGAAAAGCTGCAGGCAGACGGCCTGCGCCAGTTCGAGGAAGCGTTCTCAAAACTGCTTGAATTGACTGCAGACTGA
- a CDS encoding chemotaxis protein CheA, whose protein sequence is MSDFAGMEELLQDFLVEAGDLLSGVDNKLVDLERFPDDRNLLNDIFRGFHTIKGGAGFLNATELVTLCHLTENLFDKLRNGELAVSSEMMDVILEATGAVREMFNHLEHGGQPPAADPALIAALKLAIAGEAVPVVESTSTKKGGGEGGGESTGSAHEPDWKLLYNAVAVVPKGAADPAAEAAKLIPAQPQEDPEEVITRAVGRRASDRPGASAPAGRREGERQRDNSIRVDTSRLDQVLNLSGEIGLTKNRLNALRSDILSGRNDTETLHALDLAVSQLDLLVSDLQNAVMKTRMQPIGRLFQKYPRIARDLARNLGKDVELVLAGEETEIDKTMIEDLSDPIIHLIRNAVDHGVEDGVERRANGKPEKSEVRLEARQEGDHIVILIADDGRGMNADKLRAKALQKGLITDEEANTMDERQSFNLIFLPGFSLAAQVSDVSGRGVGMDVVRTNIQKLNGSIDIRSTQGKGTTFIISLPLTLAILPVLLVRLGEQPFAVPLSMVREILPIEIDEVQEVGGRATMVVRGEVLPILPLAGLLGWEQERPPEYGVLMQTAELSFILAIDSFAGREDAVIKSLDDFRPKGVAGVTTLSNGQIVLILDMKEVLGAAGDQRGVARSALVKKPQPQLALA, encoded by the coding sequence ATGAGTGACTTTGCCGGAATGGAAGAACTGCTGCAGGACTTCCTGGTCGAAGCCGGAGACCTGTTGTCGGGTGTCGACAACAAGCTGGTCGATCTGGAGCGCTTCCCTGACGACCGGAACCTGCTCAACGACATTTTTCGCGGGTTTCATACCATCAAGGGTGGCGCCGGTTTCCTCAACGCCACCGAGCTGGTGACCCTGTGCCACCTCACCGAGAACCTGTTCGACAAGCTGCGCAATGGCGAGCTGGCGGTCAGCTCGGAGATGATGGACGTCATCCTGGAGGCGACCGGCGCGGTACGCGAGATGTTCAATCATCTCGAGCATGGTGGCCAGCCGCCCGCAGCGGATCCCGCCCTGATTGCCGCGCTGAAACTGGCCATTGCCGGTGAGGCTGTGCCGGTGGTCGAGTCGACGTCGACAAAGAAGGGTGGTGGCGAAGGCGGGGGCGAGAGCACCGGCAGCGCGCATGAGCCTGACTGGAAACTCCTCTACAACGCCGTCGCGGTAGTGCCGAAGGGTGCTGCCGATCCCGCTGCAGAGGCAGCGAAGCTCATTCCTGCGCAGCCGCAGGAGGACCCGGAAGAGGTCATCACGCGTGCGGTCGGACGCCGTGCGAGTGACCGGCCGGGCGCTTCAGCGCCGGCAGGGCGACGCGAGGGCGAGCGTCAGCGCGACAACTCGATCCGGGTCGACACCTCACGCCTTGACCAGGTGCTGAACCTGTCGGGCGAGATCGGGCTGACCAAGAACCGGCTCAATGCGCTGCGCAGCGACATTCTGAGCGGACGCAACGATACCGAGACCCTGCATGCGCTCGACCTGGCGGTGAGCCAACTCGACCTGCTGGTTTCGGATCTGCAGAACGCGGTGATGAAGACACGCATGCAGCCGATCGGGCGCCTGTTCCAGAAATATCCGCGAATTGCGCGCGACCTCGCCCGCAACCTCGGCAAGGACGTGGAGCTCGTGCTTGCCGGTGAGGAAACCGAAATCGACAAGACGATGATCGAGGACTTGTCCGATCCGATCATCCACCTCATTCGCAATGCGGTCGATCATGGTGTCGAAGACGGTGTCGAGCGCCGGGCCAACGGCAAGCCGGAGAAGTCCGAAGTCCGTCTCGAAGCGCGCCAGGAGGGCGATCACATCGTGATCCTGATCGCCGACGACGGCCGTGGCATGAACGCCGACAAACTGCGGGCCAAGGCCTTGCAGAAGGGCCTCATCACCGATGAGGAGGCCAACACCATGGACGAGCGGCAGAGCTTCAACCTCATCTTCCTGCCCGGGTTCTCGCTTGCGGCGCAGGTGTCGGACGTATCGGGCCGCGGCGTCGGCATGGATGTGGTGAGAACCAACATTCAGAAGCTCAACGGATCGATCGATATCCGTTCGACGCAGGGCAAGGGTACGACCTTCATCATCAGCCTGCCGCTGACCCTGGCGATCCTGCCCGTGTTGCTCGTTCGACTGGGGGAGCAGCCGTTTGCCGTACCGTTGTCGATGGTGCGCGAAATCCTGCCGATCGAGATCGACGAGGTACAGGAGGTTGGGGGCAGGGCAACGATGGTGGTACGGGGCGAAGTGCTGCCCATTCTGCCGCTTGCCGGCCTGCTGGGATGGGAGCAGGAGCGCCCGCCGGAATACGGCGTGCTGATGCAGACCGCCGAACTGTCGTTCATTCTTGCCATCGACAGCTTCGCTGGTCGCGAAGATGCCGTGATCAAGTCGCTCGATGACTTCCGTCCCAAGGGCGTGGCCGGCGTGACGACACTGTCCAACGGACAGATCGTCCTTATCCTCGACATGAAGGAAGTGCTGGGCGCCGCTGGCGATCAGCGCGGTGTGGCACGCTCGGCGTTGGTGAAGAAGCCCCAGCCTCAGCTGGCGCTGGCCTGA
- the cheZ gene encoding protein phosphatase CheZ has protein sequence MAKRMKFDEASDSDELQALFDSIASTQAEPEPVLQRPVPAPAAAPETDDNDELQALFDSVAAEFDESTSAAPDAQLPEPAPAAAEQDTTAPEAVFNRIGQMTRKVHDSLLELGFDSALQEVAQAMPDARQRLTYIAQMTEQAASRVLNATDVAKPIQDKLESDADALRAKWDRLYANELSVEEFKALAGETRGFLSAVSDGSRATNAQLLEIMMAQDFQDLTGQVIKKVVDMAQTLESQLLEVLLEVAPAEKRKEKNAGLMNGPVVSSEGRDDVVTSQGQVDDLLESLGF, from the coding sequence ATGGCGAAGCGGATGAAATTTGACGAAGCGAGCGATTCGGATGAACTGCAGGCCCTGTTCGACAGCATTGCGTCGACCCAGGCCGAGCCCGAACCCGTACTCCAGCGTCCAGTGCCCGCACCGGCCGCAGCCCCCGAAACGGACGACAACGACGAGCTGCAAGCGCTGTTCGACTCGGTTGCCGCTGAGTTCGACGAATCCACGAGTGCTGCGCCCGACGCGCAATTGCCAGAGCCGGCGCCTGCCGCTGCAGAGCAGGATACAACGGCCCCCGAAGCCGTCTTCAATCGCATCGGGCAGATGACGCGCAAGGTGCACGACTCGCTGCTTGAGCTCGGGTTCGACTCTGCCCTGCAGGAGGTCGCGCAGGCGATGCCCGATGCACGCCAGCGTCTGACCTATATCGCGCAGATGACCGAACAGGCTGCGAGCCGGGTGCTGAACGCCACTGATGTGGCCAAGCCGATTCAGGACAAGCTCGAAAGCGATGCAGACGCGCTGCGCGCGAAGTGGGATCGACTGTACGCGAACGAACTCTCGGTCGAAGAGTTCAAGGCGCTGGCGGGTGAAACCCGGGGCTTTCTGTCCGCCGTCAGTGACGGCAGCCGCGCCACGAATGCGCAGCTGCTCGAGATCATGATGGCGCAGGACTTCCAGGACCTGACTGGCCAGGTCATCAAGAAAGTGGTCGACATGGCGCAGACCCTGGAGTCGCAACTGCTCGAGGTCTTGCTCGAGGTTGCGCCGGCGGAGAAGCGTAAGGAAAAGAATGCCGGGCTCATGAATGGCCCGGTGGTGAGCAGCGAAGGCCGCGATGACGTGGTGACCAGTCAGGGGCAGGTCGATGACCTCCTCGAGAGCCTGGGTTTCTGA
- the cheY gene encoding chemotaxis response regulator CheY: MADPKLKFLVVDDFSTMRRIVRNLLKELGYTNVDEAEDGVVALQKLSASPFDFVVTDWNMPNMDGLTLLQTIRRTPQLKHLPVLMITAEAKKENIIAAAQAGANGYIVKPFTAATMSEKLEKIFEKLGKSAAA, from the coding sequence ATGGCTGACCCAAAACTGAAATTTCTGGTCGTGGATGATTTCTCGACCATGCGCCGCATCGTGCGCAACCTGCTCAAGGAGCTGGGTTACACCAATGTTGACGAAGCTGAAGATGGCGTGGTTGCACTGCAAAAGCTCAGTGCTTCCCCCTTCGATTTCGTCGTGACCGACTGGAACATGCCCAACATGGATGGGCTGACCCTGTTGCAGACCATCCGTCGCACGCCGCAGCTGAAGCATCTTCCGGTGCTGATGATCACGGCCGAGGCGAAGAAGGAAAACATCATCGCAGCCGCGCAGGCCGGGGCCAACGGCTACATCGTCAAGCCTTTCACCGCTGCGACCATGTCCGAGAAGCTGGAGAAGATCTTCGAGAAGCTCGGCAAGAGTGCAGCTGCCTGA
- a CDS encoding chemotaxis protein: protein MLSLDQKEDTALLDSVDGRTMLAGSNRMEILLFSLGTSETFGINVFKVREVSKTPFITKAPNMPRGVEGLISLRGNVIPVLSLAKILGLSAPGDALGGSMMVTEYSKRTLGFLVKEVDRIIRVEWDKVRTPDNVSSNSQNYITAITELADGKLVSILDVETILANTFGEAIVGNISPLHGGDDVNVFFVDDSAVARRKIAEVLDKLGVRHKHAQNGLEAWTRLEGMAAHAQQMGHHVGDEIDLIMVDAEMPEMDGYVLTRNIKNDSRFDGIPVVMHSSLSSEANRAMGKRVGVDSYVAKFDADVLAETLRPLLQRARQA, encoded by the coding sequence GATACCGCCCTGCTTGATTCGGTAGACGGCCGCACCATGCTGGCCGGCTCGAACCGCATGGAGATCCTGCTGTTTTCGCTCGGTACCAGCGAAACCTTCGGGATCAACGTGTTCAAGGTGCGCGAGGTGTCCAAGACGCCCTTCATCACCAAGGCACCCAATATGCCGCGCGGTGTGGAGGGCCTGATCTCCCTGCGTGGCAACGTCATTCCGGTGCTGTCCCTGGCCAAGATCCTCGGCCTGAGCGCGCCGGGCGATGCCCTCGGCGGCTCGATGATGGTGACCGAGTACAGCAAGCGCACCCTCGGCTTCCTGGTGAAGGAAGTCGATCGCATCATTCGCGTCGAATGGGACAAGGTGCGTACGCCTGACAACGTGTCGTCGAACAGTCAGAACTACATCACTGCGATCACGGAGCTGGCCGATGGCAAGCTGGTGTCGATCCTCGATGTCGAGACCATTCTGGCCAATACCTTCGGCGAGGCGATCGTCGGCAACATCAGTCCGCTGCATGGTGGCGATGACGTGAACGTGTTCTTCGTGGATGACTCCGCCGTTGCCCGGCGCAAGATCGCCGAAGTGCTCGACAAACTGGGTGTCCGCCACAAGCATGCGCAGAACGGGCTCGAGGCGTGGACGCGGCTGGAAGGCATGGCAGCGCACGCCCAGCAGATGGGGCATCACGTCGGTGATGAGATCGATCTCATCATGGTCGATGCTGAGATGCCCGAAATGGACGGTTATGTGCTGACGCGCAATATCAAGAACGACAGCCGCTTCGACGGAATTCCCGTCGTGATGCACTCCTCCCTGTCATCGGAAGCCAATCGGGCGATGGGGAAAAGGGTCGGTGTGGATTCATACGTGGCAAAATTCGACGCTGATGTTCTCGCCGAGACCTTGCGGCCGCTGCTCCAGCGCGCACGCCAGGCTTGA